ATGTGAAAGATATCATTAGGTAACATGCAAAAGATCTACAATCTACACAGCCAACACTAACAGTTTATACTGCAGCAGATTATGTGTTTAGGTGGTCTTCTCTTAAAAATCAAGTAACTCGATTACTTCATAGGCAGGCTCTTCGTAGGGGTGAGCCTGCTTCAATGATTCAATAACCTCAGTGATAAATTTACTGTCGCACACCATCTCAACCTTGTACTCATCCAACACTTCACACCGCCCTACCTCTCCAATAAATGGCTGACTACCCGCTAATGGCTTAAATTGCCCTACACCCTTTACCTGCCAACAACAGTGTTCATAATCCCCAATCTTTCCTGCCCCCGCTTTAAACAAAGCATGCTTAACGGGCTCTAATTGCATTTCGGGGACATAAAAACTTATCTTATACATCTCTACTCTCCATCTACTAGAGTCTTCTGTTTACAAAACTACCGTATGATAGGAAGATCGAATCAGTTATTCACACATTCTGTGGATATCTTTGGGGATAAAACCTTTAAAAGTAACCCGAAGCCCCATAAATACTGACACCTCGTTACATTGATGAGAATTTAACCCAATTTTATATAGTCTTTATTTATCATATACTTAACTTTGTCAACCACCTTAAATACTTTAACAATCCCATTTAAATGAGCAACAATTATCCAAAGCAATAAAAATGTGCATAAACAGTCATCTTTCCCAAAAATCAAGCCATATTTAGCTTAAATATTAGCTATTTTAATGCCTCCTAACTAAACTTTTGGCAAGCTATTTGAGAGGCGGTGTAATTTTGATTACAAACTTTATCATCATGTTACACTTCCTTACATTTCACCGCATTTAATTTATCCAAAAAAAAACCGCCTCAACTCTGAGGCGGTTTTTTGTGCGTTGCTGCAGATTAATTAAACCACTTTCTCGCGTTTCTAAACATTCTCATCCATGGTGCATCCTCACCCCACTCTTTAGGGTGCCAAGAGTGCTGTACAGTTCTAAATACCCTTTCTGGATGAGGCATCATAATAGAG
This genomic window from Alkalimarinus sediminis contains:
- a CDS encoding NGG1p interacting factor NIF3, with product MYKISFYVPEMQLEPVKHALFKAGAGKIGDYEHCCWQVKGVGQFKPLAGSQPFIGEVGRCEVLDEYKVEMVCDSKFITEVIESLKQAHPYEEPAYEVIELLDF